The proteins below come from a single Saccharopolyspora sp. SCSIO 74807 genomic window:
- the pdxS gene encoding pyridoxal 5'-phosphate synthase lyase subunit PdxS yields the protein MTDTAATAQATGTEGVKRGMAEMLKGGVIMDVVTPEQAKIAEAAGAVAVMALERVPADIRAQGGVARMSDPDMIQGIVESVSIPVMAKARIGHFVEAQVLQSLGVDYIDESEVLTPADEALHIDKQQFTVPFVCGATNLGEALRRLSEGAAMIRSKGEAGTGNVVEATRHMRSIRAEIRRLTQLDAAELHEAAKELRAPFALVQEVAAAGKLPVVLFTAGGIATPADAAMMRQLGAEGVFVGSGIFKSGDPAKRAEAIVKACTFYDDPDVVAKVSRGLGEAMVGLNVDSLPEGEHYAQRGW from the coding sequence TTGACCGACACCGCAGCCACCGCGCAGGCCACCGGCACCGAAGGCGTGAAGCGGGGCATGGCCGAGATGCTCAAAGGCGGGGTGATCATGGACGTGGTGACCCCGGAGCAGGCGAAGATCGCCGAAGCCGCGGGTGCCGTGGCCGTCATGGCCCTGGAGCGGGTGCCCGCCGACATCCGGGCCCAGGGTGGTGTCGCCCGGATGTCCGACCCGGACATGATCCAAGGCATCGTCGAGTCCGTCTCCATCCCGGTGATGGCCAAGGCCCGCATCGGGCACTTCGTGGAAGCCCAGGTGCTGCAGTCGCTGGGCGTGGACTACATCGACGAGTCCGAGGTGCTGACCCCGGCCGACGAGGCGCTGCACATCGACAAGCAGCAGTTCACCGTGCCGTTCGTGTGCGGCGCGACCAACCTCGGCGAGGCGCTGCGGCGGCTGTCCGAAGGTGCGGCGATGATCCGTTCCAAGGGTGAGGCCGGCACCGGCAACGTCGTCGAGGCCACCCGGCACATGCGCTCCATCCGCGCCGAGATCCGCCGGTTGACGCAGCTCGACGCCGCGGAGCTGCACGAGGCCGCGAAGGAGCTGCGTGCGCCGTTCGCGCTGGTCCAGGAGGTGGCCGCGGCGGGCAAGCTGCCGGTGGTGCTGTTCACCGCCGGTGGCATCGCGACCCCGGCCGACGCGGCGATGATGCGCCAGCTCGGCGCGGAAGGCGTGTTCGTCGGCTCCGGGATCTTCAAGTCCGGCGACCCGGCCAAGCGGGCCGAGGCGATCGTCAAGGCCTGCACCTTCTACGACGACCCGGACGTGGTCGCCAAGGTCTCGCGCGGGCTCGGCGAGGCGATGGTCGGGCTGAACGTCGATTCGTTGCCCGAAGGCGAGCACTACGCGCAGCGCGGCTGGTGA
- the pdxT gene encoding pyridoxal 5'-phosphate synthase glutaminase subunit PdxT has translation MPGCDSTSGASPVIGVLALQGGVAEHLAALDRSGAVAKPIRRPEELDDVHGVVLPGGESTTMSRLLHTFELFDPLRERLAAGLPAYGSCAGMVLLAGEVLDPGADSGKDPAVTPFGALDVAVRRNAFGRQVDSFEAELAFTGVDGPVHAVFIRAPWVERVGRAVDVLAEITPHGSGVAGAAGRIVAVQQGRVLATSFHPELVRGDERVHRHFVQTVRAG, from the coding sequence ATGCCCGGGTGCGATAGCACGTCCGGCGCCTCGCCGGTGATCGGCGTCCTCGCCTTGCAAGGCGGCGTCGCCGAGCACCTGGCGGCGCTGGACCGCAGCGGCGCGGTGGCCAAGCCGATCCGCAGGCCCGAAGAGCTCGACGACGTGCACGGCGTGGTGTTGCCCGGCGGGGAATCCACCACCATGAGCAGGTTGTTGCACACCTTTGAACTGTTCGATCCGCTGCGGGAACGCTTGGCGGCCGGTCTTCCCGCCTACGGCTCGTGCGCGGGAATGGTGCTGCTGGCGGGCGAAGTCCTCGACCCGGGCGCGGACTCCGGGAAGGATCCGGCGGTCACGCCGTTCGGTGCGCTGGACGTCGCGGTGCGGCGCAACGCCTTCGGGCGGCAGGTCGATTCGTTCGAAGCGGAACTGGCCTTCACCGGCGTGGACGGGCCGGTCCACGCGGTGTTCATCCGCGCCCCATGGGTGGAGCGGGTCGGCCGAGCGGTGGACGTGCTCGCCGAGATCACCCCGCACGGCTCGGGCGTTGCCGGTGCCGCCGGTAGGATCGTCGCGGTTCAGCAGGGGCGCGTGCTCGCCACCAGCTTCCACCCGGAGCTGGTCCGCGGCGACGAGCGCGTGCACCGGCATTTCGTGCAGACCGTTCGCGCGGGCTGA
- a CDS encoding YebC/PmpR family DNA-binding transcriptional regulator has product MSGHSKWATTKHKKAAVDAKRGKLFAKLIKNVEVAARTGGGDPEGNPTLYDAMQKARKNSVPTDNIERARKRGAGEEAGGADWQTLMYEGYGPNGVAVLVECLTDNKNRAAGDVRTAMNRNGGSMADAGSVSYLFSRRGVLIVPKNGLTEDDVLGAVLEAGAEEVNDLGESYEVLCQPTDLVEVRKAVQAAEIEYDSSELSFLASVNVPLDAEGARKVFKLIDALEDCDDVQNVYANFDASDEVMAEVG; this is encoded by the coding sequence ATGAGCGGCCACTCCAAGTGGGCGACCACAAAGCACAAGAAGGCCGCCGTCGACGCCAAGCGCGGCAAGCTTTTCGCGAAGCTGATCAAGAACGTGGAGGTCGCCGCGCGGACCGGCGGGGGTGACCCGGAGGGCAATCCGACCCTCTACGACGCCATGCAGAAGGCCCGCAAGAACTCGGTGCCCACCGACAACATCGAGCGCGCGCGCAAGCGCGGAGCGGGCGAAGAAGCGGGTGGTGCCGACTGGCAGACCCTGATGTACGAGGGCTACGGCCCGAACGGGGTGGCGGTGCTGGTCGAGTGCCTCACCGACAACAAGAACCGCGCGGCGGGCGATGTGCGCACCGCGATGAACCGCAACGGCGGTTCGATGGCCGACGCAGGCTCGGTGTCGTACCTGTTCTCCCGCCGCGGCGTGCTGATCGTGCCGAAGAACGGCCTGACCGAGGACGACGTGCTGGGCGCGGTGCTGGAGGCGGGCGCCGAGGAGGTCAACGACCTCGGCGAGAGCTACGAGGTGCTGTGCCAGCCGACCGACCTGGTCGAGGTGCGCAAGGCGGTGCAGGCAGCCGAGATCGAGTACGACTCCTCGGAGCTGAGCTTCCTGGCATCGGTCAACGTGCCGCTGGACGCCGAAGGCGCGCGGAAGGTCTTCAAGCTGATCGATGCGTTGGAGGACTGCGACGACGTGCAGAACGTCTACGCGAACTTCGACGCGTCGGACGAGGTGATGGCCGAGGTCGGCTGA
- a CDS encoding DUF4262 domain-containing protein encodes MAAVVETDDQLRRWLVDTAEQHGAAVLHVAADERGASHAFSVGAWRRFGKPEVVVIGLPREVAHAVVNNYVQRVAARERFVPGKLYAGFLEGCPVTFERVAKVHYPEYLGSAFTVYGGADFPALQLVAATPDGAFPWQDEAPQGFAQYQPVLTDSGLPESWTPGTDGP; translated from the coding sequence ATGGCCGCCGTGGTCGAAACTGATGATCAGCTGCGCAGGTGGTTGGTGGACACCGCGGAGCAGCACGGCGCCGCGGTGCTGCACGTGGCGGCCGACGAAAGAGGGGCGTCGCACGCCTTCTCCGTCGGCGCGTGGCGGCGTTTCGGCAAGCCCGAGGTCGTCGTGATCGGCCTGCCGCGCGAAGTCGCGCACGCGGTGGTGAACAACTACGTGCAGCGGGTCGCCGCCCGCGAGCGGTTCGTGCCGGGGAAGCTCTACGCCGGGTTCCTGGAGGGCTGCCCGGTGACCTTCGAGCGGGTCGCCAAGGTGCACTACCCGGAGTACCTGGGCAGCGCTTTCACCGTGTACGGCGGCGCGGATTTCCCCGCGTTGCAGCTGGTCGCCGCGACGCCGGACGGCGCGTTCCCGTGGCAGGACGAGGCGCCGCAGGGCTTCGCCCAGTACCAGCCCGTGCTCACCGACAGCGGCCTGCCGGAATCCTGGACACCCGGCACCGACGGGCCCTGA
- the ruvA gene encoding Holliday junction branch migration protein RuvA — MIASLRGPVLSVGLDHAVVEVGGVGYAVHATPATLAGLRRGEEVRLSTSLIVREDSLTLYGFADAEARDLFGLLQTASGVGPRLALAALAVLSPEQLSDALADGNLTVLTQVPGIGKKSAERLVLELRDKVGAVAPASTENAGGAGQGRLRSEVTEALVGLGFSAKQADQSVESVLAADGAAADTSAVLRKALAELGPK, encoded by the coding sequence ATGATCGCTTCGCTGCGGGGACCGGTGCTCTCGGTCGGGCTGGACCACGCCGTGGTCGAAGTCGGCGGCGTCGGCTACGCGGTGCACGCCACCCCCGCCACGCTGGCCGGGCTGCGCCGCGGCGAGGAGGTGCGGCTGTCGACCTCGCTGATCGTGCGGGAGGACTCGCTGACGCTGTACGGGTTCGCCGACGCCGAGGCTCGAGACCTGTTCGGGCTGCTGCAGACCGCGTCCGGTGTCGGTCCGCGGCTGGCGCTGGCGGCGTTGGCGGTGCTGTCGCCGGAGCAGCTCTCGGACGCGCTCGCCGACGGCAACCTCACAGTGCTCACCCAGGTCCCGGGCATCGGCAAGAAGAGCGCCGAGCGCCTGGTCCTGGAGCTGCGGGACAAGGTGGGCGCGGTGGCCCCCGCATCGACCGAGAACGCGGGCGGTGCCGGGCAGGGCCGATTGCGCTCCGAGGTCACCGAGGCGCTGGTCGGGCTCGGCTTCTCGGCCAAGCAGGCGGACCAGAGCGTCGAGTCGGTGCTCGCCGCGGACGGCGCCGCCGCCGACACCTCGGCGGTGCTGCGCAAGGCGCTGGCCGAACTGGGGCCGAAGTGA
- the ruvB gene encoding Holliday junction branch migration DNA helicase RuvB codes for MHEDETPGSAPGEGPLTPHQEPTERDLETTLRPRKLDEFVGQPRVREQLQLVLRGAINRGEQPDHVLFSGPPGLGKTSLAMIMASELDASIRVTSGPALERPGDLAAMLSNLAEGDVLFIDEIHRIARPAEEMLYLAMEDYRVDVVVGKGPGATSIPLEIAPFTLVGATTRSGTLTGPLRDRFGFTAHMEFYSPEELDLVVRRSAEILGIDLRPDGATEIAGRSRGTPRIANRLLRRVRDYAEVRADGAVTHEVARAALEVYDVDELGLDRLDRAVLSALVRSFHGGPVGVTTLAVAVGEEPSTVEEVCEPYLVRAGMLARTPRGRMATVAAWQHVGLTPPQNAPGETQAALFDAAEE; via the coding sequence ATGCACGAGGACGAAACCCCTGGCAGCGCGCCCGGCGAAGGGCCGCTGACCCCGCACCAAGAACCCACCGAACGCGATCTCGAAACGACCTTGCGGCCGCGCAAGCTCGACGAGTTCGTCGGCCAACCGCGGGTGCGCGAACAGCTCCAACTGGTGCTGCGCGGTGCGATCAACCGCGGCGAGCAGCCCGACCACGTGCTGTTCTCCGGTCCGCCGGGGCTGGGCAAGACCAGCCTCGCGATGATCATGGCCAGCGAGCTGGACGCCTCGATCCGGGTGACCTCCGGCCCGGCGCTGGAACGTCCCGGCGACCTCGCGGCGATGCTGTCCAACCTCGCCGAGGGCGACGTGCTGTTCATCGACGAGATCCACCGCATCGCCCGGCCCGCCGAGGAGATGCTGTACCTGGCGATGGAGGACTACCGGGTGGACGTGGTGGTCGGCAAAGGACCCGGCGCCACCAGCATCCCGCTGGAGATCGCTCCGTTCACGCTGGTCGGGGCCACCACCAGGTCCGGCACGCTGACCGGCCCGCTGCGCGACCGCTTCGGCTTCACCGCGCACATGGAGTTCTACTCGCCGGAGGAACTGGATCTGGTGGTGCGCCGATCCGCCGAGATCCTCGGCATCGACCTGCGCCCGGACGGTGCCACCGAGATCGCCGGCCGCTCGCGCGGCACTCCAAGGATCGCCAACCGGTTGCTGCGCCGGGTGCGCGACTACGCCGAGGTGCGCGCCGACGGCGCGGTGACGCACGAAGTCGCACGGGCCGCGCTGGAGGTCTACGACGTCGACGAACTCGGCCTGGACCGGCTCGACCGCGCCGTGCTCTCGGCCTTGGTCCGCTCGTTCCACGGCGGACCGGTCGGCGTCACCACGCTGGCGGTCGCGGTGGGCGAGGAGCCGAGCACGGTCGAGGAAGTCTGCGAGCCGTACCTGGTTCGTGCCGGAATGCTCGCCCGCACCCCGCGCGGCCGGATGGCCACGGTCGCGGCCTGGCAGCACGTCGGGCTGACGCCGCCGCAGAACGCCCCCGGTGAGACGCAGGCGGCGCTGTTCGACGCCGCCGAGGAATAG
- the yajC gene encoding preprotein translocase subunit YajC — protein MDPQLLLPLLIVLFAVMFYMQIRRQKKANQEQQKLQNSLTAGDRVMTTSGLFGTVVSTADNSVDLEISPGVVTTWLSAAIREKVDTEQDSDGEQAAADTAEDDTAEASEESKAAKTGEAESTESKTETAKAETTESETGEVKTTESGAEVAEPIEKQKTS, from the coding sequence ATGGATCCTCAACTGTTGCTGCCCCTGCTGATCGTGCTGTTCGCGGTCATGTTCTACATGCAGATCCGCAGGCAGAAGAAGGCGAACCAGGAGCAGCAGAAGCTGCAGAACTCGCTGACCGCCGGAGACCGCGTGATGACCACGTCCGGCCTGTTCGGCACCGTGGTCTCGACCGCGGACAACAGCGTGGACCTGGAGATCTCGCCCGGCGTGGTCACCACCTGGCTGTCCGCCGCGATCCGGGAGAAGGTCGACACCGAGCAGGACTCCGACGGCGAGCAGGCCGCCGCGGACACGGCCGAGGACGACACCGCGGAGGCTTCCGAGGAGTCCAAGGCCGCCAAGACCGGCGAGGCCGAAAGCACCGAGTCCAAGACCGAGACTGCGAAGGCCGAGACCACCGAGTCCGAGACCGGCGAGGTCAAGACGACCGAGTCCGGGGCCGAGGTCGCCGAGCCGATCGAGAAGCAGAAGACCAGCTGA